Genomic segment of Deltaproteobacteria bacterium:
CGGATCAAATTGATTGAAGTCAACAGCATCCAGGAAGGATTGCGTGACGTTTCCTTTGGCGTGGCGGACGCCTTCGTGGAAAGCGTGGCCGTGGCCGCGTGGCATATCGAGCAAGAGGGACTCGCCAACCTGCGGGTCGCCGGGACCCTGGGCATTTCCGACAACCTGAGCGTGGGCATCAGCAAACAATATCCACTCCTGGCCAGCGCCGTGGCCAAGGCCATGGCGTCCGTGACCCCCCATGAGCTGCAAACCATCTCGCGGCGCTGGGTCAAGCTCGAAACCTCTCCCATCAGCCCCGGCGTTCTGCTGGGGCTCAAGCTGGCCGGTGGAGCCGGGTCCGTCCTGCTGCTCGTTCTCGCCGTTTTGTCCTGGATTCTGCGTCGTCGGCTCAAGGAAAAAATCACGGCCCTGGAACAAACCAAGGTCGATCTGGCCGACCAGGTCGAGCGTTTCAAGATGGCCTTGCAGGCGACCAACGCCAGCTCCTGGGAATATCACCCCGACCAGGACCTGGAGGAACACGGCCAGGAATGGTACACCCATCTGGGCTATCCCCCTCAAGACAGCCCGTGCAGCCTAAAAACCTGGCGGGACATGATTCATCCCGACGACCGCGAGCAAGCCTGGGACACGTTCATGGACTTTCTGAATAATGGCGGCGAAGGCCTGTACGAGACGGAATTCCGCATGCGCGCCCAAAACGGCACATGGCGATGGATGCTGGGCAAAGGCCGGACCATGTCGCGAGACGCCGCCGGGAAGCCGACACGGATTGTCGGCCTGAACCTGGATATCGATTCCCAAAAAAAAGCCCAGGCGGCCATTGCCGAAAGCGAATGGCGTTTTCGCGGCATCTTCGAAAACGCGCCCTATTCCATCGTCATCAACCGTCTGTCCGACGGCAAATACATGGACGCCAACACAACAGCCCTGAACCGACTTGGCCTGGACAAGGCCAGTCTGCTCGACAAAACCCTGTACGAAGTCGGAGCCCTCCCCCGGCAGAGCCATGAGCACCTGGTGCGCGAGTTGGAAAAAAAGCGGGTCGTCCAAAACCAGGAAACGACCATCTCCCGGGCGGACGGTTCCGTGGGGCATATCCTCTATTCCGGCGCCCTGATCACCCTGGATGGCGAACCCTGCGTCTTGTCCCTGCCACTTGATATCACGGACCTCAAACACGCCCAGGAAGAACTGCGCAAATCCCGGGAAATGTTCGCCCGCCTTTTCCAGCTCTCGCCGGACATGATCGCCCTGGCCCGCCAGGACGACGGCACCCTGATCGAAATCAACGAGGCCTTCACCCGGTTCACCGGCTTTTCCCGCGACGAAGCCTTGGGCCGGACAACGGTGGAACTGGGCATGTTCCACGGCCCGTCCCAGCGGAGGGATTACGTAGCCAAGCTCATACGGGACCGCTCGATCGAAAACTTCGAGTTCGACATCCGCCACCGCGACGGCCGCATCCTCAAATGCTCGGCCTCGGCCCGGCTGCTGGACATGAACGATGTCCCGTGCATCCTGTCCATCACCCGGGACATAACCCACCTCCGGGCCATGCAGGACATGATGGTCCAGACCGAAAAGATGCTCTCCCTGGGCGGCATCGCGGCCGGTATCGCCCACGAGATCAACAACCCCCTGGGTATCGTCCTGCAGGCGGTTCAGACCATCAACCTCCGCCTGACCCCTGGCCACGCCAAAAACCAGGAAGTCGCCCGGAGCCTGAATCTCGACCTGGACGCCATGGACGTCTACCTCAAGGCCAGAAAGATCGATGCCTTCCTCCGGGACATCGAACAGGCCGGCATCCGGGCCGCGGGCATTGTCCGCCACATGCTCGATTTCAGCCGCAAAAGCGAATCCCGCCGGGCTCCATGCGACATCAC
This window contains:
- a CDS encoding PAS domain S-box protein produces the protein RIKLIEVNSIQEGLRDVSFGVADAFVESVAVAAWHIEQEGLANLRVAGTLGISDNLSVGISKQYPLLASAVAKAMASVTPHELQTISRRWVKLETSPISPGVLLGLKLAGGAGSVLLLVLAVLSWILRRRLKEKITALEQTKVDLADQVERFKMALQATNASSWEYHPDQDLEEHGQEWYTHLGYPPQDSPCSLKTWRDMIHPDDREQAWDTFMDFLNNGGEGLYETEFRMRAQNGTWRWMLGKGRTMSRDAAGKPTRIVGLNLDIDSQKKAQAAIAESEWRFRGIFENAPYSIVINRLSDGKYMDANTTALNRLGLDKASLLDKTLYEVGALPRQSHEHLVRELEKKRVVQNQETTISRADGSVGHILYSGALITLDGEPCVLSLPLDITDLKHAQEELRKSREMFARLFQLSPDMIALARQDDGTLIEINEAFTRFTGFSRDEALGRTTVELGMFHGPSQRRDYVAKLIRDRSIENFEFDIRHRDGRILKCSASARLLDMNDVPCILSITRDITHLRAMQDMMVQTEKMLSLGGIAAGIAHEINNPLGIVLQAVQTINLRLTPGHAKNQEVARSLNLDLDAMDVYLKARKIDAFLRDIEQAGIRAAGIVRHMLDFSRKSESRRAPCDITTVIGQALTLAASDYDLKKNYDFKSVAISQNFEADLPAVSCTETELEQVFLNLFRNAAHAMAEAGTPNPSIHVTAKTIPGHVRVEIEDNGPGIPEEHLSRVFEPFFTTKEPGAGTGLGLSVSYFIITKGHGGQMNVVPGTRGGTRFIVDLPNENVQLPEST